The following are from one region of the candidate division KSB1 bacterium genome:
- a CDS encoding DUF1080 domain-containing protein, producing MVTRRCYWTATVLAAIFVAGILYAQSFESCGTWRIHDGNRPQPPIISPPTWGTQNEPGLPPSDAVVLFDGKSLDNWRAMDGSPAKWIVKDGYMESVSGAGYVRTLLGFGDCQLHIEFMTPTPPSGTSQGRGNSGVFLMGIYEVQVLDSYDNVTYADGQCSAIYGQYPPQVNACRKPGEWQTYDILFKAPRFDNDGKLLKPAVITVFHNGILTQDHVEIMGPTNWCSRTPYSKHPDKLPLALQDHGNPVRYRNIWLRELPAYGRADAHRKVLIFGEAQLKKYVGTYSSRGGKVTITLDDQRQLHADFPGGSAEHPILAESETRFYSPFVDAEYEFVFKGDQVVGLKVNVTQGGWAEYQRQ from the coding sequence ATGGTAACAAGAAGGTGTTATTGGACTGCAACCGTTCTGGCGGCAATTTTTGTTGCTGGAATTCTTTATGCTCAATCATTTGAAAGCTGCGGCACCTGGCGAATTCACGACGGCAATCGGCCGCAGCCGCCGATCATTTCGCCGCCGACTTGGGGGACACAGAATGAACCCGGGCTGCCGCCCTCAGATGCCGTGGTCTTGTTCGACGGCAAGTCGCTCGACAATTGGCGCGCCATGGACGGCAGTCCGGCCAAATGGATCGTCAAGGACGGTTACATGGAGTCGGTAAGCGGTGCCGGCTATGTTCGCACCCTACTGGGTTTCGGCGACTGCCAGCTGCACATCGAATTCATGACGCCGACCCCGCCTTCGGGAACCAGCCAGGGCCGCGGTAACAGCGGCGTCTTCCTGATGGGCATTTATGAAGTGCAGGTGCTCGATTCCTACGACAATGTAACTTACGCCGACGGCCAGTGCTCGGCAATCTATGGTCAATATCCGCCCCAGGTCAATGCCTGCCGCAAGCCCGGCGAATGGCAGACCTACGACATTCTCTTCAAAGCGCCGCGCTTTGACAACGACGGCAAGCTGCTCAAACCGGCCGTCATTACCGTCTTTCACAACGGCATCTTGACGCAGGATCACGTTGAAATCATGGGACCGACGAACTGGTGCAGCCGAACACCCTACAGCAAACACCCGGACAAGCTGCCGCTGGCGCTGCAGGATCACGGCAATCCGGTTCGATACCGCAACATCTGGCTGCGCGAGCTACCCGCCTACGGTCGTGCCGATGCCCATCGTAAAGTGCTGATCTTTGGCGAGGCGCAGCTCAAAAAATATGTCGGTACCTACAGCTCGCGCGGCGGCAAAGTAACCATCACCCTCGATGATCAGCGGCAACTGCACGCCGATTTTCCCGGCGGCAGCGCCGAACACCCCATTCTGGCTGAATCCGAAACGCGATTTTACTCGCCTTTCGTCGATGCGGAATACGAGTTTGTTTTCAAGGGAGATCAGGTCGTCGGACTCAAAGTCAATGTTACGCAGGGGGGATGGGCAGAGTACCAACGCCAATGA